From Glycine soja cultivar W05 chromosome 4, ASM419377v2, whole genome shotgun sequence, the proteins below share one genomic window:
- the LOC114408848 gene encoding probable 28S rRNA (cytosine-C(5))-methyltransferase isoform X2, protein MKKTKKSGEENGGKLKFKGAERSAYFARREAAKVLKVILEGDAKRRALASIKSLIYQPSVRNKKATFALICQTLKHLPIIKDVLEAASILNTKWKRQRELIYIIVYDILLGQAVSLVGDAEKYLMRHQDALRSTLKQLLLQRNVKTVKQLIALHQVPDISVPRYVRVNTLKLDVDSALLELQKKYSVQKDNLLPDLLILPPGTDLHDHPLVKNGSIFLQVLDACAAPGNKTVHLAALMKRKGKIIACELQKERIKRLKDTIKLSGASNIQVLNDDFLNLNPKDPSYSKVKAILLDPSCSGSGTAASRLDHLLPSKAAGQDADMERLNKLATFQRKALQHALLFPAVERIVYSTCSINQIENEDVIKSVLPIAESNGFQLAKPFPGWECRGLPVFEGSECLVRTDPAKHGEGFFIALFTRKDANFSGRSNKNETRISDSTAEIKNARRKKKRVPFVSTNPFKTWLYDSKIVKSWRSN, encoded by the exons atgaagaagacgaagaagagtGGCGAAGAAAATGGGGGCAAGCTCAAGTTCAAGGGCGCGGAGAGGTCAGCTTACTTCGCACGCAGAGAGGCAGCGAAGGTTTTGAAAGTGATTCTCGAAGGAGACGCCAAACGCCGCGCTCTAGCCTCCATCAAATCCCTCATTTATCAACCTTCCGTTAGAAACAAGAAGGCCACATTCGCTCTCATTTGTCAAACCCTAAAAC ATCTTCCCATTATCAAGGATGTCTTGGAAGCTGCTTCTATTCTCAACACCAAGTGGAAg AGGCAACGAGAATTGATTTATATCATTGTCTATGATATCCTTTTAGGCCAG GCGGTTTCGCTAGTTGGTGATGCCGAGAAGTACCTTATGCGCCACCAAGATGCCCTGCGTTCAACCCTCAAACAGCTTTTGTTACAGAGAAATGTCAAGACAGTTAAACAGTTGATTGCTCTGCATCAAGTTCCTG ATATTTCTGTACCTCGATATGTTCGTGTGAATACACTTAAACTGGATGTTGATTCTGCCTTGCTTGAACTTCAGAAAAAATACTCg GTTCAAAAGGATAATTTACTGCCTGACTTGCTGATACTCCCACCAGGAACAGATTTACATGATCATCCTCTTGTCAAGAATGGCAGTATCTTTCTGCAA GTTCTTGATGCATGTGCAGCACCAGGAAACAAAACTGTTCACCTTGCTGCCCTTATGAAGAGAAAGGGTAAGATTATTGCATGTGAGCTacaaaaagaaaggattaaACGTTTGAAAGACACTATAAAGCTATCTGGTGCTTCTA ACATACAAGTCCTCAATGATGATTTCTTGAACCTAAATCCCAAGGATCCTTCATACTCCAAG GTGAAAGCTATTCTTTTGGATCCTTCCTGCTCTGGTTCTGGGACTGCTGCTTCAAGACTAGATCATCTACTCCCATCTAAAGCAGCAG GTCAGGATGCTGATATGGAAAGATTGAACAAGCTTGCAACTTTCCAGAGAAAGGCTCTTCAGCATGCTTTACTTT TTCCAGCTGTTGAAAGAATTGTTTATAGTACATGTTCAATCAACCAAATTGAGAATGAAGATGTCATCAAATCTGTTCTGCCCATAGCCGAATCAAATGGATTTCAGTTGGCAAAGCCATTCCCTGGGTGGGAATGCCGTGGTCTTCCAGTGTTTGAAGGCT CTGAATGCTTGGTTCGGACAGATCCTGCTAAACATGGCGAGGGTTTCTTCATTGCTTTGTTTACTAGGAAAGATGCTAACTTTTCCGGGcgatcaaataaaaatgaaactagAATTTCCGACAGCACTGCCGAAATTAAAAACGCGCGAAGAAAGAAGAAACGTGTACCGTTTGTTAGCACAAACCCATTCAAAACGTGGTTATATGATAGTAAAATTGTTAAGTCTTGGCGGTCGAATTGA
- the LOC114408848 gene encoding probable 28S rRNA (cytosine-C(5))-methyltransferase isoform X1, which yields MKKTKKSGEENGGKLKFKGAERSAYFARREAAKVLKVILEGDAKRRALASIKSLIYQPSVRNKKATFALICQTLKHLPIIKDVLEAASILNTKWKRQRELIYIIVYDILLGQAVSLVGDAEKYLMRHQDALRSTLKQLLLQRNVKTVKQLIALHQVPDISVPRYVRVNTLKLDVDSALLELQKKYSVQKDNLLPDLLILPPGTDLHDHPLVKNGSIFLQGKASSMAAPALSPEPGWEVLDACAAPGNKTVHLAALMKRKGKIIACELQKERIKRLKDTIKLSGASNIQVLNDDFLNLNPKDPSYSKVKAILLDPSCSGSGTAASRLDHLLPSKAAGQDADMERLNKLATFQRKALQHALLFPAVERIVYSTCSINQIENEDVIKSVLPIAESNGFQLAKPFPGWECRGLPVFEGSECLVRTDPAKHGEGFFIALFTRKDANFSGRSNKNETRISDSTAEIKNARRKKKRVPFVSTNPFKTWLYDSKIVKSWRSN from the exons atgaagaagacgaagaagagtGGCGAAGAAAATGGGGGCAAGCTCAAGTTCAAGGGCGCGGAGAGGTCAGCTTACTTCGCACGCAGAGAGGCAGCGAAGGTTTTGAAAGTGATTCTCGAAGGAGACGCCAAACGCCGCGCTCTAGCCTCCATCAAATCCCTCATTTATCAACCTTCCGTTAGAAACAAGAAGGCCACATTCGCTCTCATTTGTCAAACCCTAAAAC ATCTTCCCATTATCAAGGATGTCTTGGAAGCTGCTTCTATTCTCAACACCAAGTGGAAg AGGCAACGAGAATTGATTTATATCATTGTCTATGATATCCTTTTAGGCCAG GCGGTTTCGCTAGTTGGTGATGCCGAGAAGTACCTTATGCGCCACCAAGATGCCCTGCGTTCAACCCTCAAACAGCTTTTGTTACAGAGAAATGTCAAGACAGTTAAACAGTTGATTGCTCTGCATCAAGTTCCTG ATATTTCTGTACCTCGATATGTTCGTGTGAATACACTTAAACTGGATGTTGATTCTGCCTTGCTTGAACTTCAGAAAAAATACTCg GTTCAAAAGGATAATTTACTGCCTGACTTGCTGATACTCCCACCAGGAACAGATTTACATGATCATCCTCTTGTCAAGAATGGCAGTATCTTTCTGCAA GGTAAGGCAAGTTCCATGGCAGCACCAGCCCTTAGCCCTGAACCAGGCTGGGAG GTTCTTGATGCATGTGCAGCACCAGGAAACAAAACTGTTCACCTTGCTGCCCTTATGAAGAGAAAGGGTAAGATTATTGCATGTGAGCTacaaaaagaaaggattaaACGTTTGAAAGACACTATAAAGCTATCTGGTGCTTCTA ACATACAAGTCCTCAATGATGATTTCTTGAACCTAAATCCCAAGGATCCTTCATACTCCAAG GTGAAAGCTATTCTTTTGGATCCTTCCTGCTCTGGTTCTGGGACTGCTGCTTCAAGACTAGATCATCTACTCCCATCTAAAGCAGCAG GTCAGGATGCTGATATGGAAAGATTGAACAAGCTTGCAACTTTCCAGAGAAAGGCTCTTCAGCATGCTTTACTTT TTCCAGCTGTTGAAAGAATTGTTTATAGTACATGTTCAATCAACCAAATTGAGAATGAAGATGTCATCAAATCTGTTCTGCCCATAGCCGAATCAAATGGATTTCAGTTGGCAAAGCCATTCCCTGGGTGGGAATGCCGTGGTCTTCCAGTGTTTGAAGGCT CTGAATGCTTGGTTCGGACAGATCCTGCTAAACATGGCGAGGGTTTCTTCATTGCTTTGTTTACTAGGAAAGATGCTAACTTTTCCGGGcgatcaaataaaaatgaaactagAATTTCCGACAGCACTGCCGAAATTAAAAACGCGCGAAGAAAGAAGAAACGTGTACCGTTTGTTAGCACAAACCCATTCAAAACGTGGTTATATGATAGTAAAATTGTTAAGTCTTGGCGGTCGAATTGA
- the LOC114408850 gene encoding solute carrier family 25 member 44-like, producing MSLGTAEEESGSEIHIPAEIDWHMLDKSKFFFLGAALFSGVSCALYPMVVLKTRQQVSSSRFSCLNISCAILRHEGFRGFYKGFPTSLMGTIPARALYMASLEFTKTNVGTAFVQFGFSETSAVAAANAAAGVTSAMAAQLVWTPIDVVSQRLMVQGSGGSKTVLANLNSENYRNGFDAFRKILCADGARGFYRGFGISILTYAPSNAVWWTSYSMVHRLIWGAFGSYLGNNNLGGGFRPDSKAMVAVQGLSAVMASGVSAIVTMPLDTIKTRLQVLDLEENGRRRPLTFVQTVRNLVKEGGLVACYRGLGPRWASMSMSATTMITTYEFLKRMSTKSQEDFTSS from the coding sequence ATGAGTTTGGGAACCGCGGAGGAGGAATCGGGTTCCGAAATCCACATCCCGGCGGAAATCGACTGGCACATGCTGGACAAGTCAAAATTCTTCTTCCTGGGTGCGGCCTTATTCTCCGGCGTCTCATGCGCACTCTATCCCATGGTGGTGTTGAAGACGCGGCAACAAGTTTCCTCCTCACGTTTCTCCTGCCTCAACATCTCCTGCGCCATTCTCCGCCACGAGGGATTCCGCGGCTTCTACAAGGGCTTCCCCACCTCCCTCATGGGCACCATCCCCGCGCGTGCCCTCTACATGGCCTCCCTCGAGTTCACCAAGACCAACGTTGGCACCGCTTTCGTCCAATTCGGCTTCTCCGAAACCTCCGCCGTTGCTGCTGCCAACGCCGCCGCGGGGGTCACCTCCGCCATGGCGGCGCAGCTCGTGTGGACCCCCATCGACGTCGTGAGTCAGCGGCTCATGGTTCAGGGGAGTGGTGGGAGCAAAACCGTGCTCGCCAATCTCAATTCTGAAAATTACAGAAACGGGTTTGATGCTTTTAGGAAAATTCTGTGTGCCGATGGAGCGAGAGGGTTTTATAGAGGGTTTGGGATTTCTATATTGACTTATGCGCCTTCAAATGCTGTTTGGTGGACTTCTTATTCTATGGTTCATAGACTCATTTGGGGTGCTTTTGGTTCTTACTTGGGGAATAATAATTTGGGGGGAGGGTTTAGGCCTGATTCGAAGGCAATGGTGGCGGTTCAAGGGTTGAGTGCGGTTATGGCAAGTGGGGTATCTGCAATTGTGACAATGCCGCTTGATACCATTAAAACGAGGTTGCAGGTGTTGGATCTTGAAGAGAATGGGAGAAGAAGGCCTTTGACTTTTGTTCAGACGGTGAGGAATTTGGTGAAGGAAGGTGGTTTGGTTGCTTGTTACAGAGGATTGGGTCCCAGATGGGCTTCCATGTCCATGTCTGCCACAACTATGATTACTACATATGAATTTTTGAAACGAATGTCTACCAAGAGTCAAGAGGATTTCACTTCATCATAG
- the LOC114408849 gene encoding 17.1 kDa class II heat shock protein yields the protein MDIRLMDLDSPLFNTLHRIMDLTEDAEKNLNAPTRTYVRDAKAMAATPADVKEYPNYYVFVIDMPGLKSGDIKVQVEDDNVLLISGERKREEDKEKEGAKYLRMERRVGKFMRKFTLPENANTDAISAVCQDGVLTVTVNKLPPPQPKKPKTIEVKIA from the coding sequence ATGGATATCAGGTTGATGGATTTGGACTCTCCATTGTTCAACACTCTGCACCGAATCATGGATCTGACAGAGGACGCAGAGAAGAACTTGAACGCTCCGACGCGGACATACGTGCGCGACGCGAAGGCAATGGCTGCGACTCCTGCGGACGTGAAGGAGTACCCTAACTACTACGTGTTCGTGATCGACATGCCAGGCCTGAAATCCGGGGACATTAAGGTGCAGGTGGAGGATGATAACGTGCTTCTGATAAGCGGCGAGAGGAAGAGGGAGGAGGATAAAGAGAAAGAAGGGGCTAAGTATTTGAGGATGGAGAGAAGGGTTGGCAAGTTCATGAGGAAGTTCACGCTTCCCGAGAATGCCAACACCGATGCTATCTCTGCCGTCTGCCAAGACGGTGTGCTCACTGTCACTGTCAACAAGCTGCCTCCACCTCAGCCCAAAAAGCCCAAGACCATAGAGGTTAAGATCGCCTGA